In Rhodothermales bacterium, one DNA window encodes the following:
- a CDS encoding SDR family NAD(P)-dependent oxidoreductase — translation MHLQDKVAVVTGASRGLGRAFAEALAAKGAQVYGLARSEGDLADVSAAIGDAFHPVECDVRDPDDVHRAFKTVSDDAGRCDVLINNAGLGRFGAVEDYDDDAWDVMMDTNVTGLFFCTRAAIPMMKAQNAASGFGGHIVNIASVAGLVGNPNISGYNATKFAVRGFSEAIMKELREDGIKVTCIYPGSVETHFADEAGSSGSANPMQPEDVADTVVHVIEGPDNYLISEVMMRPLRPKG, via the coding sequence ATGCACCTCCAAGACAAAGTCGCCGTCGTCACCGGGGCGAGCCGCGGGCTCGGCCGCGCCTTCGCCGAAGCCCTCGCCGCGAAGGGCGCGCAGGTCTACGGCCTCGCCCGCAGCGAAGGCGACCTCGCCGACGTGAGCGCCGCCATCGGCGACGCCTTCCACCCCGTCGAATGCGACGTCCGCGACCCCGACGATGTCCACCGCGCCTTTAAGACTGTGAGCGACGACGCCGGCCGCTGCGACGTCCTCATTAACAACGCCGGGCTCGGCCGCTTCGGCGCCGTCGAGGACTACGACGACGACGCGTGGGACGTGATGATGGACACGAACGTGACCGGCCTCTTCTTCTGCACCCGCGCCGCGATCCCGATGATGAAAGCGCAGAACGCCGCGAGCGGCTTCGGCGGCCACATCGTCAACATCGCCTCCGTCGCCGGGCTCGTCGGCAACCCGAACATCAGCGGGTACAACGCCACGAAATTCGCCGTGCGCGGGTTCTCCGAGGCCATCATGAAGGAGCTGCGCGAGGACGGGATCAAGGTGACGTGCATCTACCCCGGCTCCGTCGAAACCCACTTCGCCGACGAGGCGGGGTCGAGCGGCTCCGCGAACCCGATGCAGCCGGAGGACGTCGCCGACACCGTCGTCCACGTGATCGAAGGGCCGGACAACTACCTCATCTCCGAGGTCATGATGCGCCCGCTCCGCCCCAAAGGCTGA
- a CDS encoding sigma-54 dependent transcriptional regulator, producing the protein MPYRLFVVDDDRHYARLLSYRLDKHDDHEVEVFYSGEELMERISGGGSAPPDLVLLDIMMPGIDGVETLERLRKQRPDLPVVMISAQGNVETAVEAMRLGAYDYITKGQDDLVKLDKVVGHIKERVALAREVESLRGEIAEKYGLEEIVGDSKAMEDVYRLIQKTLRGDLTVAIQGESGTGKELVARAIHFNSNRKRGPFVVVNCAAIPRELMESEFFGHEKGSFTGAHARHIGKFEQADGGTLFLDEIGELDLDLQAKLLRALQNREITRVGGSDTIKFDCRVISATNKDVLRMIEGGRFREDLYYRLFQFPVTLPPLRERGQDVLVLAHHFVEAYKAEHDGFDEKLLSKAASKAILKHSWPGNVRELKNAVERAILISDGEQISAEDLMLDLNTGITPWTERADTKAAARKPSGSSVPPHTTQPLSTGDGIEAGASDDPPMLSVPASDEIVPLEELKQRAVERAYEICEGNVDRAAVELGIGRATMYRLLKKYEITTE; encoded by the coding sequence ATGCCCTACCGTCTCTTCGTCGTCGACGACGACCGCCACTACGCCCGCCTCCTCTCGTACCGGCTCGACAAGCACGACGACCACGAGGTCGAGGTGTTTTACAGCGGGGAGGAGCTGATGGAGCGGATCAGCGGCGGCGGGAGCGCGCCGCCGGACCTCGTGCTGCTCGACATCATGATGCCGGGGATCGACGGGGTCGAGACGCTGGAGCGGCTGCGGAAGCAGCGCCCGGACCTCCCGGTCGTGATGATCTCGGCGCAGGGCAACGTCGAGACGGCCGTCGAGGCCATGCGGCTCGGGGCCTACGACTACATCACGAAGGGGCAGGACGACCTCGTGAAGCTCGACAAGGTCGTCGGCCACATCAAAGAGCGCGTGGCGCTCGCCCGCGAGGTGGAGAGCCTGCGCGGCGAGATCGCCGAGAAGTACGGGCTCGAAGAGATCGTCGGCGACAGCAAGGCGATGGAGGACGTGTACCGCCTCATCCAGAAAACCCTCCGCGGCGACCTCACCGTCGCGATCCAGGGCGAGAGCGGGACGGGCAAGGAGCTCGTCGCCCGCGCCATCCACTTCAACTCCAACCGTAAGCGCGGCCCGTTCGTCGTCGTCAACTGCGCGGCGATCCCGCGCGAGCTGATGGAGTCGGAGTTCTTCGGCCACGAGAAGGGCTCGTTCACGGGGGCCCACGCCCGCCACATCGGCAAGTTCGAGCAGGCCGACGGCGGCACGCTCTTCCTCGACGAGATCGGCGAGCTCGACCTCGACTTGCAGGCCAAGCTGCTGCGCGCGCTGCAGAACCGCGAGATCACGCGCGTCGGCGGCTCCGACACGATCAAGTTCGACTGCCGCGTGATCTCGGCGACGAACAAGGACGTGCTCCGGATGATCGAGGGCGGGCGCTTCCGTGAGGACCTCTACTACCGTCTCTTCCAGTTCCCCGTCACGCTCCCGCCCCTCCGCGAGCGCGGGCAGGACGTGCTCGTCCTCGCCCACCACTTCGTCGAGGCCTACAAAGCCGAGCACGACGGGTTCGACGAGAAGCTGCTCTCGAAGGCCGCGAGCAAGGCGATCCTCAAGCACTCGTGGCCGGGCAACGTCCGCGAGCTGAAGAACGCCGTCGAGCGCGCCATCCTCATCTCCGACGGCGAGCAGATCAGCGCCGAGGACCTGATGCTGGACCTCAACACCGGCATCACGCCGTGGACCGAGCGCGCCGATACGAAAGCCGCCGCGCGCAAGCCGTCCGGCTCGTCCGTCCCGCCGCATACGACGCAACCTCTGTCCACCGGCGACGGTATAGAGGCCGGCGCGTCCGACGATCCCCCGATGCTCTCGGTCCCCGCCTCCGACGAGATCGTCCCGCTCGAAGAGCTCAAGCAGCGGGCCGTGGAGCGGGCCTACGAGATCTGCGAGGGGAACGTGGACCGCGCCGCCGTCGAGCTCGGCATCGGCCGGGCGACGATGTACCGCCTCCTCAAGAAGTACGAGATTACTACGGAGTAG
- a CDS encoding T9SS type A sorting domain-containing protein: MPSFRPALLLLAALVFLPQTALAQRLANAVGSTDVGPYVDADHGPRALSSRAGGLALTHSVSDTLVARTAINCNVESSGLTAENSYWRVFDLGAFGLTEPFTVTSIDIGIELVDLKSSALATDLRLHALDGDFTRANLTRVEETEFDVRERNALSVVTVDITGAFAVGEVLVVEWNVPDLRDDGGAVFYGANSAGQTGPTYLSAAACGLPEPTDLADVGAGFPGVAWVLAVNGTTMTTDAEGIAVAQRVTLGQAYPNPVAGRTAIPFSLDAPQRVRIAVYDALGREVAVAADRTFGAGEQAVDVSVAGLPSGLYFYRLRAGTQTLTRKLVVVQ, encoded by the coding sequence ATGCCTTCCTTCCGCCCCGCTCTCCTCCTGCTCGCAGCCCTCGTCTTCCTGCCGCAGACCGCCCTCGCGCAGCGCCTCGCGAACGCCGTAGGCAGCACCGACGTCGGCCCGTACGTGGACGCCGATCACGGACCTCGCGCGCTATCGTCGCGCGCCGGCGGGCTCGCCCTCACCCACTCCGTGAGCGACACCCTCGTGGCCCGCACCGCGATCAACTGCAACGTCGAAAGCTCCGGGCTGACGGCGGAGAACAGCTACTGGCGCGTGTTCGACCTCGGCGCGTTCGGCCTCACCGAGCCCTTCACCGTCACGAGTATCGACATCGGCATCGAGCTGGTGGACCTCAAATCCAGCGCGCTCGCGACGGACCTCCGGCTGCACGCGCTCGACGGGGACTTCACGCGGGCGAACCTCACCCGCGTCGAAGAAACCGAGTTCGATGTACGGGAAAGGAATGCCCTCTCGGTCGTGACCGTGGACATCACCGGCGCGTTCGCCGTAGGCGAGGTGCTCGTCGTCGAGTGGAACGTGCCGGACCTCCGAGACGACGGCGGCGCCGTGTTCTACGGCGCGAACAGCGCGGGCCAGACGGGGCCGACGTACCTCTCCGCCGCGGCCTGCGGCCTGCCCGAGCCGACGGACCTCGCGGACGTCGGCGCAGGCTTCCCGGGCGTGGCGTGGGTGCTCGCCGTCAACGGCACGACGATGACGACGGACGCCGAGGGCATCGCCGTCGCGCAGCGCGTGACGCTCGGACAAGCGTACCCGAACCCCGTCGCCGGCCGCACCGCGATCCCGTTCTCGCTCGACGCCCCGCAGCGCGTCCGCATCGCCGTCTACGACGCGCTCGGCCGCGAGGTCGCCGTCGCCGCCGACCGCACGTTCGGGGCCGGCGAGCAGGCCGTGGACGTGAGCGTGGCGGGCCTACCGAGCGGGCTGTACTTCTACCGTCTCCGCGCCGGGACGCAGACGCTCACGCGCAAGCTCGTCGTCGTCCAGTAG
- a CDS encoding T9SS type A sorting domain-containing protein yields the protein MAPSTPSDVIPSTPIVEVRRIDEGLNYGMHNRPGPDSDCYGSFDPTDDFTAQCIEPYPVSAFAGTVITTEDGEGILYYVKQFDRNQTGVGVDTLAAYNFDTGEQLEELEITYFDALGNEIPFSADLPQWADGGLDTSTGEMILLGRFQACTAEAGGQLWSLNVQTLEARPLITFTDPNHCPLSGAYDNENNRFIGMVPTGDGEGAGFYQADLTTGETVAMIPLPGDLFMDTVANFIQGGATNFGDDDDPTNNEAWIFLFEGVNPDLASSARLITFGDDGIIDGSINNGAIDIKSDWVEVLTSGFKSQPFAVANEADAAPGAFEFIGVFPNPFRVSATVMLRAEQPVAHATVKAYDVLGRAVATLHDGPLAATQHQFGLEARGLPTGVYFVSVRSGDFSQTKKVVLID from the coding sequence GTGGCGCCGTCTACCCCCAGCGACGTGATCCCCAGCACGCCCATCGTGGAGGTGCGGCGGATCGACGAGGGGCTCAACTACGGGATGCACAACCGGCCCGGCCCCGACAGCGACTGCTACGGCAGCTTCGATCCCACCGACGACTTCACGGCGCAGTGCATCGAGCCCTATCCCGTGAGCGCCTTCGCCGGAACCGTCATCACGACCGAAGACGGCGAGGGCATCCTCTACTACGTCAAGCAGTTCGACCGGAACCAGACGGGCGTCGGCGTAGATACGCTCGCCGCGTACAACTTCGACACGGGGGAGCAGCTCGAAGAACTCGAGATCACCTACTTCGACGCGCTCGGCAATGAGATCCCCTTCTCCGCCGACCTCCCCCAGTGGGCAGACGGCGGGTTGGACACCAGCACCGGCGAGATGATCCTCCTCGGGCGTTTCCAGGCGTGTACGGCAGAAGCCGGCGGACAACTCTGGTCCCTCAACGTCCAGACGCTGGAAGCCCGCCCCCTCATCACGTTCACTGACCCGAACCACTGCCCGCTCTCCGGCGCCTATGACAACGAGAACAACCGGTTCATCGGCATGGTCCCGACCGGCGACGGCGAAGGCGCCGGGTTCTACCAGGCGGACCTCACCACGGGCGAGACCGTCGCGATGATCCCCCTGCCGGGCGACCTCTTCATGGACACCGTCGCCAACTTCATCCAGGGCGGCGCGACGAACTTCGGTGACGACGACGACCCGACCAACAACGAGGCGTGGATCTTCCTGTTCGAGGGCGTCAACCCGGACCTCGCCTCCAGCGCGCGGCTGATCACCTTCGGCGATGACGGCATCATCGACGGGTCCATCAACAACGGGGCGATCGACATCAAGTCGGACTGGGTCGAGGTGCTCACGTCGGGCTTCAAGTCCCAGCCGTTCGCGGTCGCCAACGAGGCCGACGCGGCGCCGGGCGCCTTCGAGTTCATCGGGGTCTTCCCGAACCCGTTCCGGGTCTCGGCCACGGTCATGCTCCGGGCCGAGCAGCCGGTCGCGCACGCGACGGTCAAGGCCTACGACGTGCTCGGCCGCGCGGTCGCCACGCTGCACGACGGCCCGCTCGCCGCGACCCAGCACCAGTTCGGGCTCGAAGCGCGGGGCCTCCCGACCGGGGTGTACTTCGTCTCCGTCCGTAGCGGGGACTT
- a CDS encoding porin family protein, whose amino-acid sequence MRCALLALAGILFVLAPAAPAQDVRAGLRLGRTSSTFGGGEAHFFITSNHFRHGVFERASGIEGMGFLRLPVVASVGLQWEFGYGRRGARQILANGARRDELEYQFGYAQTALLLRVAAVDGPRFGLGAHIGPYAGYMTSNSVAFEQMRFDGEVNAGTADDLETLRDIDAGLILGADVTLSRWFVLDARFSFGFSDFVDADRLNSFARSQHSALRNTSFVLSAGIAI is encoded by the coding sequence ATGCGCTGCGCCCTCCTTGCCCTGGCCGGGATCCTCTTCGTTCTTGCTCCTGCCGCGCCGGCACAAGATGTGCGCGCGGGGCTGCGCCTCGGCCGGACGTCCAGCACATTCGGAGGCGGGGAGGCTCACTTCTTCATCACCTCGAACCACTTTCGCCACGGCGTGTTCGAGCGCGCGTCGGGGATCGAAGGGATGGGCTTCCTCCGTCTCCCGGTCGTGGCGTCGGTCGGGCTGCAGTGGGAGTTCGGGTACGGTCGCCGGGGCGCGCGCCAGATTCTCGCCAACGGGGCGAGGCGGGACGAACTCGAGTACCAGTTCGGCTACGCGCAGACGGCGCTGCTCCTCCGAGTCGCCGCCGTCGACGGACCGCGCTTCGGGCTCGGGGCACACATCGGTCCCTACGCGGGATACATGACGTCGAACAGCGTGGCGTTCGAGCAGATGCGGTTCGATGGGGAAGTGAACGCGGGCACGGCCGACGACCTCGAAACCCTCCGCGACATCGATGCCGGCCTCATCCTCGGGGCGGACGTCACGCTTAGCCGCTGGTTCGTGCTCGACGCCCGGTTCAGCTTCGGCTTCAGCGACTTCGTCGACGCCGACCGGCTGAACTCATTCGCGCGAAGCCAGCACTCGGCCTTGCGGAACACCTCTTTCGTGCTGAGCGCGGGGATCGCGATCTAG
- a CDS encoding alpha/beta fold hydrolase, with the protein MNPVTHDPAAVDRAYPPTLHAFTFESGGHRLLGCIYVADGPGPHPTALLLHGCPGNERNFDLAHALRRAGFNVALFHYRGAWGSDGTFSIAGAVADVPAALAFLRDEAHAAALRIDPDRIVPVGHSMGGFVALMAAASDDRVPAVAGLAAFNFGLHARLMHRVPDIRARTLNELAPLMPPLQGATAEWLVEEMAARRADWNLLDRVPALRDRPVLLVAAERDETAIPLLHHRPLVDAFGPDAAGLTTTTLDDDHLFSSTRIALARTVAAWLRDGAFAA; encoded by the coding sequence ATGAACCCCGTCACGCACGACCCGGCGGCGGTCGACCGGGCGTACCCGCCGACGCTCCATGCGTTCACGTTCGAGAGCGGCGGGCACCGCCTGCTTGGCTGCATCTACGTCGCCGACGGGCCGGGGCCGCACCCGACCGCGCTCCTCCTCCACGGCTGCCCCGGCAACGAGCGCAACTTCGACCTCGCGCACGCGCTCCGGCGGGCCGGCTTCAACGTCGCGCTCTTCCACTACCGCGGCGCGTGGGGCAGCGACGGCACGTTCTCGATTGCGGGCGCTGTCGCCGACGTGCCCGCCGCGCTCGCCTTCCTCCGTGACGAGGCCCACGCCGCTGCCCTCCGCATCGACCCCGACCGGATCGTGCCCGTCGGTCACTCGATGGGCGGATTCGTGGCGCTCATGGCCGCGGCGTCGGACGACCGCGTGCCGGCCGTCGCCGGGCTCGCCGCGTTCAACTTCGGGCTCCACGCCCGGCTGATGCACCGGGTCCCCGACATCCGCGCCCGCACCCTCAACGAGCTCGCGCCCCTCATGCCGCCGCTCCAGGGCGCCACCGCCGAGTGGCTCGTCGAGGAGATGGCCGCCCGCCGCGCCGACTGGAACCTGCTCGACCGCGTGCCGGCGTTGCGGGATCGGCCCGTGCTCCTCGTCGCGGCCGAGCGCGACGAGACGGCGATTCCCCTCCTCCACCACCGTCCGCTCGTCGACGCCTTCGGCCCGGACGCGGCCGGACTCACCACAACGACGCTCGATGACGACCACCTCTTTTCGAGCACGCGGATCGCCCTCGCCCGGACCGTGGCGGCGTGGCTCCGCGACGGCGCGTTTGCGGCGTAG
- a CDS encoding NFACT RNA binding domain-containing protein produces the protein MLLTYYTLTALAAEWAASLPGSTVGDAYSQNRDELSLAFDGSDTEGAEAWTLVVETRPDLRLLFRNPGHGRARRNSASLFEAALGRRVEAVRTAERDRVVFVDLEGGAAFQIQLFGPRPNVWLVEGGVVRAAFQSGEEWEGEPPPAPRAAPMVATFEDFEARWRANRKTVEQAVAAALPLFDRTLAAEAVFRADVETESPGDCSEAERRALFEAAREIEADLAAPTPRILWRGGRAEAFALIDLRHRADDGLREERFDTVDEAVRIFSRRSLAQQRFDALYRPLEQKLAAAADRLARSAERMLDELGSPSRAATYETYGHLLMAQAVQPGPGSEEVTVPDIIGGGEPVTIPLDRALSGIENAERYYDKARRTRAARAHAETRWESVQADAEAAAALLESLRATERLPDLEALIEQEKDALAGFTGREGVGEEREPFRRFALPGGFEAWVGKNAKGNAELTTRYAQPHDLWLHARGVPGSHVVIRRDSKTAMPDRRAVERAAALAAYFSTAKTQSLVPVIVTERKYVRPIKGGPPGLVRIDREDVVLVEPKRPEGSQ, from the coding sequence ATGCTCCTCACGTATTACACCCTCACCGCGCTCGCCGCCGAGTGGGCCGCGTCGCTCCCCGGCTCCACTGTCGGAGACGCGTACTCGCAGAACCGGGACGAACTCTCGCTCGCGTTCGACGGGTCCGACACGGAGGGCGCCGAGGCGTGGACGCTCGTCGTCGAAACGCGGCCGGATCTGCGGCTGCTCTTCCGCAACCCCGGCCACGGGAGGGCGCGGCGCAACAGCGCGTCGCTCTTCGAAGCGGCGCTCGGCCGACGCGTCGAGGCCGTGCGGACGGCGGAGCGGGACCGCGTCGTGTTCGTCGATTTGGAGGGCGGAGCGGCGTTTCAGATTCAACTCTTTGGCCCGCGCCCGAACGTGTGGCTCGTCGAAGGCGGGGTCGTGAGGGCGGCGTTTCAGTCGGGCGAGGAGTGGGAGGGCGAGCCGCCGCCTGCGCCCCGCGCCGCACCGATGGTCGCGACGTTTGAGGACTTCGAAGCGCGGTGGCGGGCGAACCGGAAGACCGTCGAGCAGGCCGTCGCGGCGGCGCTCCCGCTCTTCGACCGCACGCTCGCTGCCGAGGCGGTATTTCGCGCCGACGTGGAGACGGAGTCGCCGGGCGATTGTTCGGAGGCCGAGCGGCGGGCGCTGTTCGAGGCGGCACGAGAGATCGAGGCGGACCTCGCCGCGCCGACGCCGCGCATCCTGTGGCGCGGCGGCCGGGCCGAGGCGTTCGCGCTCATCGACCTCCGGCACCGGGCGGACGATGGGCTGCGCGAAGAGCGCTTCGACACCGTCGACGAGGCCGTGCGGATCTTCTCGCGCCGGAGCCTCGCGCAGCAGCGGTTCGACGCGCTCTACCGCCCGCTCGAACAGAAGCTCGCCGCCGCCGCCGACCGCCTTGCCCGCAGCGCCGAGCGGATGCTCGACGAGCTCGGCAGCCCGAGCCGCGCCGCGACGTACGAGACCTATGGCCACCTCCTCATGGCACAGGCGGTGCAACCCGGCCCCGGCTCCGAAGAGGTCACCGTGCCTGACATCATCGGCGGTGGTGAGCCCGTCACGATCCCGCTCGACCGCGCGCTCTCCGGCATCGAGAACGCCGAGCGCTACTACGACAAAGCCCGTCGCACGCGCGCTGCCCGCGCCCACGCCGAGACGCGGTGGGAATCGGTGCAGGCCGACGCCGAAGCTGCGGCAGCGCTGCTCGAATCGCTCCGGGCGACGGAGCGGCTGCCCGATTTGGAGGCGCTGATCGAACAGGAGAAAGACGCGCTCGCCGGGTTCACCGGGCGGGAGGGCGTGGGGGAGGAGCGCGAGCCGTTCCGCCGCTTCGCCCTGCCCGGCGGGTTCGAGGCGTGGGTCGGCAAGAACGCGAAGGGGAACGCCGAGCTGACCACGCGCTACGCGCAGCCGCACGACCTCTGGCTGCACGCGCGCGGCGTGCCCGGCTCCCACGTCGTCATCCGCCGCGACAGCAAGACAGCGATGCCGGACCGCCGCGCCGTCGAACGCGCGGCGGCGCTCGCGGCCTACTTCAGCACGGCCAAGACGCAGTCGCTCGTGCCCGTCATCGTGACCGAGCGGAAGTACGTCCGCCCGATCAAAGGCGGCCCGCCGGGGCTCGTCCGCATCGACCGCGAAGACGTGGTGCTCGTCGAGCCGAAGCGGCCCGAGGGATCGCAATAA
- a CDS encoding undecaprenyl-diphosphate phosphatase: MTWWEAIILGLIQGLAEFLPISSSGHLVLGQYFLGVSEPDITFEVFVHFGTVLSIVTVYRHRIVTILRELAKAVVRPATLRAALRPGPIEHTPDEPFAAEVGAAGDRGRTPSGAVRLALFILLSMIPTGIVYVLFGDTLEGLFEYPKFVCGMLLVTGVLLLLIRFRPNPDGPYSAGKALLVGLAQGAAMIPGISRSGSTISTAIYLNVDRKDAADFSFLMSLPVIVGATLLKVLDLVEIGAAIDWVPLALGTLVAYASGIWAIKVVIAFVQRGDLQYFAYYCFAAGTLGLLLI; this comes from the coding sequence ATGACCTGGTGGGAAGCCATCATCCTCGGCCTCATCCAAGGCCTCGCCGAGTTTCTGCCCATCTCCTCCTCCGGCCACCTCGTGCTCGGGCAGTACTTCCTCGGCGTCTCGGAGCCCGACATCACGTTCGAGGTGTTCGTCCACTTCGGGACCGTGCTCTCGATCGTCACGGTGTACCGGCACCGGATCGTGACGATCCTCCGCGAGCTAGCGAAGGCGGTCGTGCGTCCGGCCACGCTCCGCGCCGCCCTTCGCCCCGGCCCCATCGAGCACACCCCAGACGAGCCGTTCGCGGCCGAGGTCGGAGCCGCGGGAGACCGCGGGCGGACGCCGTCGGGGGCCGTGCGCCTCGCCCTCTTCATCCTCCTCTCGATGATCCCGACGGGCATCGTGTACGTCCTCTTCGGCGACACGCTCGAAGGACTCTTCGAGTACCCGAAGTTCGTGTGCGGGATGCTGCTCGTGACGGGCGTGCTCCTCCTCCTCATCCGGTTCCGCCCGAACCCCGACGGCCCGTACTCCGCGGGGAAGGCGCTCCTCGTGGGCCTCGCGCAGGGCGCGGCCATGATCCCCGGCATCTCCCGCAGCGGCTCCACGATCTCGACGGCGATCTACCTCAACGTCGACCGGAAGGACGCCGCCGACTTCTCGTTCCTCATGTCGCTCCCCGTCATCGTCGGCGCGACCCTCCTGAAGGTGCTCGACCTCGTCGAGATCGGTGCCGCGATCGACTGGGTGCCGCTCGCGCTCGGGACGCTCGTCGCCTACGCCTCGGGGATCTGGGCCATCAAAGTCGTGATCGCGTTCGTGCAGCGTGGCGACCTCCAGTACTTCGCGTACTACTGCTTCGCCGCCGGTACGCTCGGCCTGCTGCTGATCTGA
- a CDS encoding RNA methyltransferase, translated as MSASFFPDPSFEFGGRAFGAAEVIERLTPFMDVARCERIADVVAARTYRVVPVLERVHDLGNVNAVLRSAEGLGYGAAHLVDLQGDAADWAASLEDDAEGRADGGPVEGGMGRARRQSQGADKWIDLRLWPDAGAACDGLRAQGYRIVATHLAADAVPIADVDFSVPTALVFGNERDGISPELLARADLNVVLPIDGFIQSYNISVAAALGLYHARQDRLVRLGRHGDLSAGEQEALAARYYIRSVKAAALILARLAG; from the coding sequence TTGTCCGCTTCGTTCTTCCCCGATCCCTCGTTCGAGTTCGGCGGCCGTGCCTTCGGCGCGGCCGAGGTCATCGAGCGGCTGACGCCGTTCATGGACGTGGCGCGGTGCGAGCGGATCGCCGACGTCGTGGCGGCGCGGACGTACCGCGTGGTGCCGGTGCTGGAGCGCGTGCACGACCTCGGCAACGTCAACGCCGTGCTCCGCAGCGCCGAGGGACTGGGCTACGGCGCGGCGCACCTCGTCGACCTGCAAGGCGATGCCGCCGACTGGGCCGCCTCGTTGGAAGACGACGCGGAGGGGCGAGCGGATGGCGGTCCTGTCGAGGGTGGGATGGGGCGGGCGCGCCGCCAGAGCCAGGGCGCCGACAAGTGGATCGATCTCCGCCTCTGGCCCGACGCCGGCGCGGCATGCGACGGGCTCCGCGCGCAGGGCTACCGCATCGTCGCCACGCACCTCGCCGCCGATGCCGTGCCGATTGCAGACGTGGATTTCTCGGTCCCGACGGCGCTCGTCTTCGGGAACGAGCGCGACGGGATCTCGCCCGAACTCCTCGCCCGCGCCGACCTCAACGTGGTGCTCCCCATCGACGGGTTCATCCAGAGCTACAACATCTCGGTCGCCGCCGCGCTCGGGCTCTACCACGCGCGGCAGGACCGGCTCGTCCGGCTCGGCCGCCACGGCGACCTCTCGGCGGGGGAGCAGGAAGCCCTCGCCGCGCGCTACTACATTCGCTCGGTGAAGGCCGCCGCGCTTATCCTCGCGCGACTGGCGGGTTAA
- a CDS encoding DUF2892 domain-containing protein — protein MKKNMGTIDRALRFGLAVLVAVLYFTGVISGTVAIVLGIIAVVFLLTSFVGTCPAYLPFGFSTRGKAAHG, from the coding sequence ATGAAGAAGAACATGGGCACGATTGACCGCGCGCTCCGCTTCGGGCTCGCCGTCCTCGTCGCCGTCCTCTATTTCACGGGCGTCATCAGCGGCACCGTCGCGATTGTGCTCGGGATCATCGCCGTCGTATTTCTCCTCACGAGCTTCGTCGGCACCTGCCCGGCGTACCTCCCGTTCGGCTTCTCGACGCGCGGCAAGGCGGCGCACGGCTGA